In Aminobacterium sp. MB27-C1, a single genomic region encodes these proteins:
- a CDS encoding MATE family efflux transporter, which translates to MLVQASYNIVDAIFIGRGVGPLGLAGTAIVFPLQLLSTSLAITIGVGGSSLISRSLGAGKHSYANKALGNMVFLSFIFSFSLFSIGFFTRQYILRLFGATPAIFPYAEEYLEVILFGLPFVGFGMAANHAARSEGNARVAMISMLISAILNIILDPIFIFKLKLGIRGAAIATVLSQIAMAIWMVHYFFFSKKSLLSLSLSSITPQWETIKEILSVGVSEFVRMASGSIIIVFLNNSLIYYGSDISVAVYGILHRALSFFFMPIIGVAQGLQPILGFNYGAGDYKRARDVTHLAIGAASIIAFIASVICWFMPEKVVGLFTTDSLLLEEASWALRIVTMTYFLAGFQITGSSMFQALGKARASLILSLSRQVIFLIPFLVVLPRFFNLQGIWYSFPIADTLAFLVTFFLVSKQLKVLKVERGISK; encoded by the coding sequence ATGCTCGTACAAGCATCATATAATATTGTAGATGCTATTTTTATCGGTCGGGGCGTCGGCCCACTCGGTCTTGCTGGAACAGCTATTGTTTTTCCTCTTCAGCTTCTATCCACATCTTTGGCTATCACAATAGGAGTAGGCGGCTCCTCTCTTATTTCAAGAAGTCTAGGGGCCGGAAAACATTCTTATGCAAACAAGGCCCTTGGTAATATGGTATTTCTTTCCTTCATTTTTAGTTTTTCTCTTTTTTCCATAGGCTTTTTTACGCGTCAATATATTCTTCGCCTTTTCGGCGCAACGCCAGCAATTTTTCCTTACGCGGAAGAATACCTTGAAGTCATACTGTTCGGATTACCCTTTGTCGGATTTGGAATGGCAGCCAATCACGCGGCGCGATCGGAAGGAAATGCCCGAGTAGCCATGATAAGCATGCTTATATCGGCTATTCTTAATATTATTCTCGATCCTATTTTTATCTTCAAATTAAAATTAGGAATTCGGGGAGCCGCTATTGCTACAGTGCTTTCTCAAATAGCAATGGCAATATGGATGGTCCATTACTTCTTCTTTTCGAAAAAGAGCCTGCTTTCCCTTTCTTTATCATCAATTACTCCACAATGGGAGACTATAAAAGAAATTCTTTCTGTAGGAGTATCTGAATTTGTACGAATGGCTTCTGGAAGCATTATTATTGTTTTTCTCAACAATAGTCTCATTTATTATGGAAGTGACATCTCTGTTGCTGTGTATGGTATTTTGCATAGAGCACTCTCCTTTTTCTTTATGCCTATTATTGGTGTAGCACAAGGCCTGCAACCTATTCTCGGCTTTAACTACGGTGCAGGAGACTATAAAAGAGCACGAGATGTTACCCACCTTGCCATAGGTGCTGCTTCTATCATAGCTTTTATTGCTTCTGTCATTTGCTGGTTTATGCCTGAAAAGGTCGTGGGACTTTTTACAACAGATTCTCTTCTTTTAGAAGAGGCAAGTTGGGCTCTTAGAATTGTTACCATGACCTATTTTTTAGCTGGTTTTCAGATTACAGGCTCTTCAATGTTTCAAGCTTTGGGAAAAGCTCGGGCATCTCTCATTTTATCTTTGAGCCGACAAGTTATTTTCCTTATCCCCTTTCTCGTCGTTCTTCCGCGTTTTTTCAATCTTCAAGGGATTTGGTATTCTTTTCCCATAGCTGACACTTTGGCTTTTCTTGTAACATTTTTCCTGGTTTCTAAACAGCTAAAAGTGCTCAAAGTAGAAAGGGGTATTTCTAAATAA